One genomic region from Phragmites australis chromosome 1, lpPhrAust1.1, whole genome shotgun sequence encodes:
- the LOC133922215 gene encoding uncharacterized protein LOC133922215 — MGERRRRGSAAAAAAGGRPEEEKAAVPGKAPPPTVWFALKRSLHCRSEPSEVHVPRPKVGPSGGAAGAGVGGHLSSIVTKRAARSGCSRSIANLRDVIHGSKRHPGQPPSCSPRSIGSSEFLNPIAHEVVLSTNSRCELKITGFGGLGAVGSAHDAEGGDGAGSVVSSFVGTLRPGTPGPAWAGHGLQYSGSCRGSVRCTPPRSPNVLLERNGSVVAGQRASCEETARSGGGKGSGGLSCHRCGEQFGKWEALEAHHLSKHAVTELVEGDSSRKIVEIICRTSLLKSESSCVRIERVFKVHNTQRTLSRFEEYREAVKLKASKLPKKHPRCLADGNELLRFHGATISCSLGTSAGGSSFSSLCASDKCAVCRIIRHGFSAKKEGKAGVGVFTTSTSGRAFESIEACDDDPATRKALLVCRVIAGRVHKPLDNLKEFTGQTGFDSLAGKVGPYSNIEELYLLNPRALLPCFVVICKP, encoded by the exons atgggagagaggaggaggcgtGGGagtgctgctgccgccgccgccggtggccggcctgaggaggagaaggctgcGGTGCCGGGgaaggcgccgccgccgacggtGTGGTTCGCGCTCAAGAGGTCGCTGCACTGCCGGTCCGAACCGTCGGAGGTGCACGTGCCGAGGCCCAAGGTTGGTCCCTcgggcggcgccgccggcgcggGCGTTGGCGGGCACCTGTCGTCGATAGTCACGAAGCGGGCCGCGCGGTCAGGGTGCTCGCGCTCGATAGCCAACCTGCGGGACGTCATCCACGGGAGCAAGCGCCACCCAGGGCAGCCGCCCAGCTGCAGCCCGCGGTCCATCGGCAGCAGCGAGTTCCTCAACCCCATCGCCCACGAGGTGGTGCTCAGCACCAACTCCCGCTGCGAGCTCAAGATCACCGGCTTCGGCGGCCTCGGGGCGGTGGGCTCCGCGCACGACGCggagggcggcgacggcgccggcAGCGTGGTGTCGTCGTTCGTGGGCACGCTCCGGCCGGGCACGCCGGGGCCCGCGTGGGCCGGTCATGGACTGCAGTACAGCGGCTCGTGCCGGGGCAGCGTGCGGTGCACGCCGCCAAGGTCCCCGAACGTGCTGCTGGAGAGGAACGGCTCCGTGGTGGCGGGCCAACGCGCGTCCTGCGAGGAAACCGCCAGGAGCGGCGGTGGCAAGGGCTCCGGCGGGCTGAGCTGCCACAGGTGCGGCGAGCAGTTCGGCAAGTGGGAGGCGCTGGAGGCGCACCACCTCTCCAAGCATGCAG TGACGGAGCTGGTGGAAGGGGACTCGTCCCGGAAGATCGTGGAGATCATCTGCCGGACAAGCCTGCTCAAGTCGGAGAGCAGCTGCGTGCGGATCGAGCGTGTGTTCAAGGTGCACAACACGCAGCGGACGCTATCCCGCTTCGAGGAGTACCGCGAGGCCGTGAAGCTCAAGGCGAGCAAGCTGCCCAAGAAGCACCCGCGCTGCCTCGCTGACGGCAACGAGCTGCTGCGCTTCCACGGCGCCACCATCTCGTGCTCGCTGGGCACCAGCGCCGGCGGCTCCTCCTTCTCCAGCCTCTGCGCCTCCGACAAGTGCGCCGTCTGTCGCATCATCCGCCACGGGTTCTCCGCCAAGAAGGAGGGCAAGGCCGGCGTCGGCGTGTTCACCACGTCCACCAGCGGCCGCGCGTTCGAGTCCATCGAGGCGTGCGACGACGACCCGGCCACACGCAAGGCGCTGCTGGTGTGCAGGGTCATCGCCGGTAGGGTGCACAAGCCGCTCGACAACCTCAAGGAGTTCACCGGGCAGACGGGCTTCGACTCGCTCGCCGGCAAGGTCGGGCCCTACTCCAACATCGAGGAGCTGTACCTGCTGAACCCGAGGGCGCTGCTCCCGTGCTTCGTGGTCATCTGCAAGCCGTAG